Proteins encoded by one window of Cydia fagiglandana chromosome Z, ilCydFagi1.1, whole genome shotgun sequence:
- the LOC134679503 gene encoding TLD domain-containing protein 2 isoform X18, whose product MGERTGSSGDVSDITRESWEVLSMSDELRRALYSTGSSLDMEFSPPDLIGTSEIFTMEHREKLCSVLPARAQGYMWSLAFSTSQHGFSLASMYRKMQRVDSPVLLVIQDTQNNVFGALTSCALHPSEHFYGTGESLLFSFQRVDERRASTEEPRSPPAPAAAAAPAIALPDVTVDADEKHDQTPPVKTKFKYWGWTGDNMYFIRGSNDNISIGAGDGKFGLWLDGDLYLGRTQRCTTYGNEPLTTREDFIVKIMECWTFI is encoded by the exons GTGCTGTCGATGAGCGATGAGCTGCGGCGCGCGCTCTACTCGACGGGCTCCTCGCTCGACATGGAGTTCTCGCCGCCCGACCTCATCGGCACCTCCGAGATCTTCACAATGGAACACAG AGAGAAACTGTGCAGCGTGCtgccggcgcgcgcgcagggCTACATGTGGTCGCTGGCCTTCAGCACCAGCCAGCACGGGTTCTCGCTCGCCTCCATGTACCGCAAGATGCAGCGCGTCGACAGCCCCGTGCTACTCGTCATCCAGGACACACAGAACAAT GTGTTCGGTGCGCTGACATCTTGCGCGCTGCACCCGTCCGAGCACTTCTACGGCACGGGCGAGTCGCTGCTATTCTCGTTCCAGCGCGTGGACGAGCGGCGCGCGTCCACGGAGGAGCCGCgctcgccgcccgcgcccgccgccgccgccgcccccgcCATCGCCCTGCCCGACGTCACCGTCGACGCCGATGAAAAACACG ATCAAACGCCACCGGTGAAAACCAAATTCAAGTATTGGGGTTGGACAGGCGACAACATGTATTTTATTCGTGGTAGCAACGACAACATCTCCATTGGCGCTGGCGA CGGCAAGTTCGGTCTGTGGCTGGACGGAGACCTGTACCTGGGGCGCACGCAGCGCTGCACCACATACGGGAACGAGCCGCTGACGACGCGCGAGGACTTCATAGTCAAGATCATGGAGTGCTGGACCTTCATCTGA
- the LOC134679503 gene encoding TLD domain-containing protein 2 isoform X20 has product MSDELRRALYSTGSSLDMEFSPPDLIGTSEIFTMEHREKLCSVLPARAQGYMWSLAFSTSQHGFSLASMYRKMQRVDSPVLLVIQDTQNNVFGALTSCALHPSEHFYGTGESLLFSFQRVDERRASTEEPRSPPAPAAAAAPAIALPDVTVDADEKHDQTPPVKTKFKYWGWTGDNMYFIRGSNDNISIGAGDGKFGLWLDGDLYLGRTQRCTTYGNEPLTTREDFIVKIMECWTFI; this is encoded by the exons ATGAGCGATGAGCTGCGGCGCGCGCTCTACTCGACGGGCTCCTCGCTCGACATGGAGTTCTCGCCGCCCGACCTCATCGGCACCTCCGAGATCTTCACAATGGAACACAG AGAGAAACTGTGCAGCGTGCtgccggcgcgcgcgcagggCTACATGTGGTCGCTGGCCTTCAGCACCAGCCAGCACGGGTTCTCGCTCGCCTCCATGTACCGCAAGATGCAGCGCGTCGACAGCCCCGTGCTACTCGTCATCCAGGACACACAGAACAAT GTGTTCGGTGCGCTGACATCTTGCGCGCTGCACCCGTCCGAGCACTTCTACGGCACGGGCGAGTCGCTGCTATTCTCGTTCCAGCGCGTGGACGAGCGGCGCGCGTCCACGGAGGAGCCGCgctcgccgcccgcgcccgccgccgccgccgcccccgcCATCGCCCTGCCCGACGTCACCGTCGACGCCGATGAAAAACACG ATCAAACGCCACCGGTGAAAACCAAATTCAAGTATTGGGGTTGGACAGGCGACAACATGTATTTTATTCGTGGTAGCAACGACAACATCTCCATTGGCGCTGGCGA CGGCAAGTTCGGTCTGTGGCTGGACGGAGACCTGTACCTGGGGCGCACGCAGCGCTGCACCACATACGGGAACGAGCCGCTGACGACGCGCGAGGACTTCATAGTCAAGATCATGGAGTGCTGGACCTTCATCTGA
- the LOC134679505 gene encoding RNA guanine-N7 methyltransferase activating subunit-like isoform X2: MATSEHLSDQDQQFLASCEEELKDRYTENDEAFMKVFKAEPSPPPIIESWWVPNNGGRRNDRRFNRRNQPYSRDGRDGRDGRDHGRGRHDHGRHDHSRSYDDRSYGHHSNRPRHY, encoded by the coding sequence ATGGCTACCTCGGAGCATTTATCTGATCAAGATCAACAATTTTTGGCCAGTTGCGAAGAAGAACTAAAAGATAGATATACAGAAAATGATGAAGCATTTATGAAGGTTTTTAAAGCGGAGCCGAGTCCACCGCCTATTATAGAATCATGGTGGGTGCCGAATAACGGCGGGCGGCGGAACGACCGGCGCTTCAACCGCCGCAACCAGCCGTACTCGCGCGACGGCCGCGACGGCCGGGACGGGCGCGACCACGGCCGCGGCCGCCACGACCACGGCCGCCACGACCACTCGCGCTCCTACGACGACAGGAGCTACGGCCACCACAGCAATCGCCCACGACATTACTAG
- the LOC134679503 gene encoding TLD domain-containing protein 2 isoform X17, translated as MQTMKCIEMVRLGPATAERSSTFDSDKVLSMSDELRRALYSTGSSLDMEFSPPDLIGTSEIFTMEHREKLCSVLPARAQGYMWSLAFSTSQHGFSLASMYRKMQRVDSPVLLVIQDTQNNVFGALTSCALHPSEHFYGTGESLLFSFQRVDERRASTEEPRSPPAPAAAAAPAIALPDVTVDADEKHDQTPPVKTKFKYWGWTGDNMYFIRGSNDNISIGAGDGKFGLWLDGDLYLGRTQRCTTYGNEPLTTREDFIVKIMECWTFI; from the exons GTGCTGTCGATGAGCGATGAGCTGCGGCGCGCGCTCTACTCGACGGGCTCCTCGCTCGACATGGAGTTCTCGCCGCCCGACCTCATCGGCACCTCCGAGATCTTCACAATGGAACACAG AGAGAAACTGTGCAGCGTGCtgccggcgcgcgcgcagggCTACATGTGGTCGCTGGCCTTCAGCACCAGCCAGCACGGGTTCTCGCTCGCCTCCATGTACCGCAAGATGCAGCGCGTCGACAGCCCCGTGCTACTCGTCATCCAGGACACACAGAACAAT GTGTTCGGTGCGCTGACATCTTGCGCGCTGCACCCGTCCGAGCACTTCTACGGCACGGGCGAGTCGCTGCTATTCTCGTTCCAGCGCGTGGACGAGCGGCGCGCGTCCACGGAGGAGCCGCgctcgccgcccgcgcccgccgccgccgccgcccccgcCATCGCCCTGCCCGACGTCACCGTCGACGCCGATGAAAAACACG ATCAAACGCCACCGGTGAAAACCAAATTCAAGTATTGGGGTTGGACAGGCGACAACATGTATTTTATTCGTGGTAGCAACGACAACATCTCCATTGGCGCTGGCGA CGGCAAGTTCGGTCTGTGGCTGGACGGAGACCTGTACCTGGGGCGCACGCAGCGCTGCACCACATACGGGAACGAGCCGCTGACGACGCGCGAGGACTTCATAGTCAAGATCATGGAGTGCTGGACCTTCATCTGA
- the LOC134679503 gene encoding TLD domain-containing protein 2 isoform X19 produces the protein MQAMRALVPQCRRAAGARTKVLSMSDELRRALYSTGSSLDMEFSPPDLIGTSEIFTMEHREKLCSVLPARAQGYMWSLAFSTSQHGFSLASMYRKMQRVDSPVLLVIQDTQNNVFGALTSCALHPSEHFYGTGESLLFSFQRVDERRASTEEPRSPPAPAAAAAPAIALPDVTVDADEKHDQTPPVKTKFKYWGWTGDNMYFIRGSNDNISIGAGDGKFGLWLDGDLYLGRTQRCTTYGNEPLTTREDFIVKIMECWTFI, from the exons GTGCTGTCGATGAGCGATGAGCTGCGGCGCGCGCTCTACTCGACGGGCTCCTCGCTCGACATGGAGTTCTCGCCGCCCGACCTCATCGGCACCTCCGAGATCTTCACAATGGAACACAG AGAGAAACTGTGCAGCGTGCtgccggcgcgcgcgcagggCTACATGTGGTCGCTGGCCTTCAGCACCAGCCAGCACGGGTTCTCGCTCGCCTCCATGTACCGCAAGATGCAGCGCGTCGACAGCCCCGTGCTACTCGTCATCCAGGACACACAGAACAAT GTGTTCGGTGCGCTGACATCTTGCGCGCTGCACCCGTCCGAGCACTTCTACGGCACGGGCGAGTCGCTGCTATTCTCGTTCCAGCGCGTGGACGAGCGGCGCGCGTCCACGGAGGAGCCGCgctcgccgcccgcgcccgccgccgccgccgcccccgcCATCGCCCTGCCCGACGTCACCGTCGACGCCGATGAAAAACACG ATCAAACGCCACCGGTGAAAACCAAATTCAAGTATTGGGGTTGGACAGGCGACAACATGTATTTTATTCGTGGTAGCAACGACAACATCTCCATTGGCGCTGGCGA CGGCAAGTTCGGTCTGTGGCTGGACGGAGACCTGTACCTGGGGCGCACGCAGCGCTGCACCACATACGGGAACGAGCCGCTGACGACGCGCGAGGACTTCATAGTCAAGATCATGGAGTGCTGGACCTTCATCTGA